GAGGTCCGTATAATTATTAAGCGCAGATTCCGCAACGGCATTGATGTCAGCGTCAACCTTCTTTTTCTTAGCCGCTTTCTTCATCTGAGTCACCAACATGCTTGTAGAAAAACCACCTGCACAAGCTAACATTATTTTATAAGTCATTTTTACTAATTCCTTTCTTTTAAAATAGCAATAAGTTCTTTTGCCAAATCATTGACAGTCATCGCATTCATCAGGTGATCTTGTGCATGTACCATCAATAAGGAAGGCCTTTCTGCACTGCCATTAATTTCTTTTTGCAATAATTTAGTTTGTAAGTTATGCGCCGCAAGTAGGTCATCATGCGCTTTTTTTAGCAATTTTTCGCTTGCCTGATAATCTTGCGAGCGTGCCTTACGAATTGCTGCAATACTTTCAGACCAAGCACTTCCTCCCTGCGAAATTAACTGCATAATAATTTGTTCTTGCTCCATCAATAAAGCCTCCTTCACTTGAGCTACAAGCGCTATTATAAGCGCTTACATTTTGGGGATGGCTTTTTTTGGAAAAGTACACTATAAATCAGCTGATAAATAAAAAAACGTGTAATATTACACGTCTTTGATTTCCTTATTTAATCTTTTTGCATATCGCTTGAATAGCTCATTCATAACTAATAATACGGGTACTTTATCAGTAACATTATAATCATCGATTCGCTTGTCGGGCGAATAACAAAAAAGGCGTTCATCTGCCAATTTTGCCAACGGATTAACTGATAGATTGGTTAGAGTTATCAAGCAATTACCATGGCTCTTAATTTCCCGCGCTAGCTTCAATAATGGCTTTTTATTGCCAGATAAGCTAATTAGAAAAAAGA
This genomic window from Lactobacillus panisapium contains:
- a CDS encoding PTS lactose/cellobiose transporter subunit IIA, whose amino-acid sequence is MEQEQIIMQLISQGGSAWSESIAAIRKARSQDYQASEKLLKKAHDDLLAAHNLQTKLLQKEINGSAERPSLLMVHAQDHLMNAMTVNDLAKELIAILKERN